Proteins encoded together in one Solanum lycopersicum chromosome 7, SLM_r2.1 window:
- the LOC101249740 gene encoding DEAD-box ATP-dependent RNA helicase 1 has product MEEEKGLKKEKKNIPVLPWMRNPVDITTFDQCSLDLLPFIDPRLVAALKNMSITSLFPVQLAVWQETIGPGSFERDLCINSPTGSGKTLAYALPIVQMLSTRAVKCLRALVVLPTRDLALQVKEVFSALAPAVGLSVGLAVGQSSISDEISELIKKPNVEYGICYDPEEFSYELQSAVDILVATPGRLMDHINNTDGFTLEHLSYLVVDETDRLLREAYQSWLPTVIQLTSSSVDGNFPSVADLLPCTYGSLKTIRRMGTERGFKGKAYPRLAKMVLSATLTQDPSKLAQLDLHHPLLLTTGERRYKLPEELKSFKVLCQSKLKPLYLVSLLQSLQGEKSIVFTSSVESTHRLCTLLKFFDNLQIEFKEYSRLQRQSVRSKTLRAFRSGQVQVLISSDAMTRGMDVEGVRNVINYDMPAYIKTFIHRAGRTARAGLSGCCFTLMHKDEVKRFKKMLQKADCNSCPTYSASSEVIESLRSLYTSALEKLRENVESEKFKKSKIRLKSSNVRKEK; this is encoded by the exons ATGGAAGAAGAGAAGGGgttgaagaaagagaagaaaaacaTCCCTGTATTGCCATGGATGAGAAACCCAGTTGATATTACTACCTTTGATCAATGCTCTCTAGATCTTTTGCCTTTTATTGATCCCAG GTTAGTGGCGGCTTTGAAGAATATGAGCATCACTTCACTCTTTCCCGTGCAACTTGCTGTCTGGCAAGAGACTATTGGACCTGGCTCTTTTGAACGAGACCTTTGTATAAATTCACCTACAGGGAGCGGGAAAACTCTTGCTTATGCCTTACCAATTGTTCAGATGCTGTCTACACGTGCTGTTAAATGTCTTCGTGCATTAGTGGTCTTGCCTACTAGAGACCTTGCTTTGCAG GTCAAAGAGGTCTTCTCTGCTCTTGCACCTGCAGTAGGTCTGTCTGTCGGCTTGGCAGTAGGTCAGTCATCAATTTCTGATGAAATCTCCGAACTCATCAAGAAACCCAATGTTGAGTATGGCATATGTTATGATCCTGAAGAATTCTCATACGAGTTACAAAGTGCAGTAGACATATTAGTGGCAACTCCTGGAAGACTGATGGACCACATTAATAACACTGATGGTTTTACGCTTGAGCATCTATCTTATCTT GTTGTAGATGAAACAGATAGATTATTAAGGGAAGCTTATCAGTCCTGGCTTCCTACCGTCATTCAGTTGACCAGCTCTTCTGTTGATGGGAACTTCCCTTCTGTTGCTGATCTTCTTCCTTGCACTTATGGTTCATTGAAGACAATCAGAAGAAT GGGCACTGAAAGAGGGTTCAAGGGAAAAGCCTATCCAAGGTTGGCAAAGATGGTATTATCAGCCACACTAACACAAGACCCAAGTAAACTTGCTCAGCTTGATTTGCATCATCCTCTTCTTTTGACGACTGGAGAAAGGCGTTACAAGCTTCCTGAAGAACTCAAATCATTTAAAGTG CTATGTCAATCGAAGCTTAAGCCACTTTATCTAGTTTCCCTTCTTCAAAGTCTGCAAGGGGAGAAATCAATTGTTTTCACATCATCGGTGGAGTCCACTCATAGATTATGCACTTTGCTCAAGTTTTTCGACAATTTGCAAATTGAGTTCAAGGAGTATTCTCGTCTTCAGCGGCAATCTGTAAGAAG CAAGACGTTGAGGGCTTTCCGGTCAGGGCAAGTGCAAGTGCTTATTTCCTCTGATGCTATGACTCGTGGAATGGATGTTGAAGGAGTGAGAAATGTCATAAACTATGATATGCCTGCttatataaaaacatttattcATCGGGCAGGCCGAACTGCAAGAGCGGGCCTAAGTGGATGTTGCTTTACGTTAATGCATAAAGATGAG GTGAAGCGCTTCAAGAAGATGCTGCAAAAAGCTGACTGTAACTCTTGCCCTACCTATTCTGCTTCTTCTGAAGTGATAGAGTCACTTCGCTCTTTGTACACCTCAG cATTGGAGAAACTAAGAGAGAATGTTGAATCAGAAAAGTTCAAGAAAAGCAAGATTAGGTTGAAATCTTCAAATGTGAGAAAGGAGAAGTGA
- the LOC101248214 gene encoding putative leucine-rich repeat receptor-like serine/threonine-protein kinase At2g24130, with amino-acid sequence MGCSKFSMYNFFFLIMVFSIVLGQKNDQITLNDRDSLVSFMSMIVSDPFHVLESWNSSNIHVCNWTGVVCDMKIHRVVELDLSHHSLRGTISPSISGLSFLQILDLSGNLLHGRIPSGLGDLVKLNQLSLSSNLLEGEIPNELGFLHELKYLDLGTNNLSGAIPQSLFCNCSASLQYMDLSNNSLRGEIPMDDHCELSGLKFLLLWSNELVGEVPIALSKSTKLEWLDLESNSLSGELPSDIVSKMPKLQFLYLSYNNFDSHSGNTDLTPFFASLVNCTNLQELELAGNNLGGELPPIIGNISKNLAQIHLDDNLIYGPIPTQISSLVNITLLNLSSNHLNGTIFPELCQMRKLERLYLSNNSLSGVIPSAFGNVSHLGLLDLSKNNLSGLIPNTFANLPQLRRLLLHDNHLSGTIPPSLGDCVNLEILDLSHNRITGTIPSAVAGLSSLKLYLNLSSNYLHGSIPLELSKMDMVLAIDLSSNNLSSNVPSQLGSCIALEYLNLSSNSLEGPLPSSIGRLPYLKEIDVSFNVLSGDIPQTFQASSTLQNLNFSYNHFSGNVTDTGAFSSLTMSSFMGNSKLCGSVQGMKSCHKKKGRHFIITILLSLLITPIFCVVGYPLLLRSRFRNQFASFNKSKVIEDVEQGGGRKEQKYPRISRMQLIEATGGFSSSSLIGAGRYGRVYKGVLKNNMSIAVKVIDTKGGGEISGSFKRECQILKRTRHRNLIRIITTCSRPDFKALVFPLMPNGSLENHLYPSHGLRHQLDLAQLVNICSDVAEGVSYLHHYSPVKVVHCDLKPSNILLDYNMTALVTDFGISTLVKAVEENTNPIDESVTYNSTDGLLCGSIGYIAPEYGMGRRASTKGDVFSFGVLVLEIVTGKRPTDVLFQQGSSLHEWVKSQYSHKLEAMIDEVLQRCRIVQRDSNIWHDIVLELIELGLMCTQYNPSTRPTMLDVALEIGRLKQYVSTSSNSVTEDVITKS; translated from the exons atggggtGTTCTAAGTTTTCCATgtacaatttcttcttcttgatcATGGTTTTCTCTATAGTTTTAGGCcaaaaaaatgatcaaattacGTTAAATGATCGCGATTCGCTTGTTTCGTTCATGTCTATGATTGTTTCTGATCCATTTCATGTACTTGAAAGTTGGAATTCATCCAACATTCATGTATGTAATTGGACAGGAGTTGTATGTGACATGAAAATTCATAGAGTTGTTGAGCTTGATCTTAGTCATCATTCGTTACGTGGAACGATTTCTCCATCTATCTCTGGACTCTCATTCTTACAGATTCTTGATTTATCTGGCAATTTATTACACGGACGAATTCCTTCTGGATTAGGAGATCTTGTTAAGCTTAATCAGCTTAGTTTGTCTTCTAATCTACTCGAAGGAGAAATCCCGAACGAGTTGGGATTTCTTCATGAATTGAAGTATCTTGATTTAGGAACAAACAATCTTTCTGGTGCAATTCCTCAGTCATTGTTCTGTAATTGCTCTGCTTCATTACAATATATGGATCTTTCTAACAATTCGCTACGCGGTGAAATCCCTATGGATGATCATTGTGAGTTGAGTGGGTTGAAGTTTCTTCTTCTATGGTCTAATGAACTTGTTGGTGAAGTACCTATTGCTCTTTCGAAATCTACAAAGCTAGAATGGCTTGATCTTGAATCGAATTCGTTGAGTGGTGAACTTCCTTCTGATATTGTAAGTAAAATGCCAAAGTTACAGTTTTTGTATTTGTCTTACAACAACTTTGATAGTCATAGTGGTAATACTGACTTGACGCCTTTTTTCGCGTCTTTAGTGAATTGTACTAACTTGCAAGAACTTGAGTTAGCTGGGAATAATCTTGGTGGGGAGTTACCTCCTATTATCGGTAACATCTCCAAGAACCTTGCACAGATACATCTCGACGATAATCTTATATATGGTCCAATCCCAACACAAATTTCGAGTCTTGTAAATATTACTCTATTGAACTTGTCTAGTAATCATCTGAATGGTACAATATTTCCTGAGTTGTGTCAAATGAGGAAACTCGAGAGGCTTTATCTGTCGAATAACTCACTGTCTGGTGTTATTCCTTCTGCTTTTGGAAATGTTTCTCATTTAGGCCTTCTTGATCTGTCGAAAAACAACCTCTCTGGTTTAATCCCTAATACGTTTGCTAATCTTCCGCAACTGAGGAGGCTTTTGTTACACGATAATCACCTCTCTGGAACGATTCCCCCGAGCTTAGGTGATTGTGTTAACTTGGAAATACTTGATCTTTCTCACAACAGAATCACGGGGACGATTCCAAGTGCAGTTGCAGGATTGAGTAGTTTGAAGCTCTATCTGAACTTGTCCAGTAATTACTTACATGGTTCAATTCCTTTAGAGCTCAGCAAAATGGATATGGTGTTGGCAATTGACTTGTCTTCGAATAATCTCTCGTCTAATGTCCCTTCACAGCTTGGTAGCTGCATTGCTCTCGAATACTTGAATCTATCGAGTAACTCCTTAGAAGGACCTCTTCCATCTTCGATAGGAAGATTACCTTACCTTAAGGAAATCGACGTTTCATTCAATGTGTTGAGTGGGGATATACCACAGACATTTCAAGCATCGTCGACTTTGCAGAACCTCAACTTCTCCTATAACCATTTCTCGGGGAACGTGACAGATACTGGTGCATTTTCATCACTAACCATGAGCTCATTCATGGGAAATTCCAAGCTTTGTGGCTCAGTACAAGGGATGAAAAGTTGTCATAAGAAGAAGGGTAGACATTTCATTATCACAATCCTCCTTTCATTGCTTATAACTCCTATATTTTGCGTAGTCGGTTACCCTCTCCTCCTAAGATCAAGATTCAGGAACCAATTCGCGAGTTTTAATAAAAGCAAGGTAATTGAAGATGTGGAGCAAGGAGGTGGGAGGAAAGAGCAAAAGTACCCGAGGATATCTCGTATGCAGCTGATTGAAGCAACGGGAGGTTTTAGCAGCTCGAGTTTAATAGGAGCAGGACGATATGGACGTGTTTATAAAGGAGTCCTGAAGAACAACATGAGCATAGCTGTTAAAGTGATTGACACAAAAGGAGGTGGAGAGATATCAGGTAGTTTCAAAAGGGAATgtcaaatcttgaaaaggacTAGACATAGGAACTTGATAAGGATCATAACAACATGTAGCAGACCGGACTTCAAAGCTCTCGTGTTCCCTCTGATGCCTAACGGAAGCCTAGAGAACCATCTGTACCCGAGCCACGGGCTGAGACATCAACTTGACTTAGCTCAATTGGTTAACATTTGCAGCGATGTAGCAGAAGGAGTCTCCTATCTCCACCACTATTCGCCTGTTAAAGTCGTGCATTGTGATCTAAAACCAAGCAATATCCTTCTTGATTACAACATGACAGCATTGGTAACAGATTTTGGGATTTCAACATTAGTAAAAGCTGTTGAGGAAAATACAAATCCTATCGACGAGTCAGTTACTTACAACTCAACAGATGGATTACTTTGTGGATCAATTGGTTACATTGCTCCTG AATATGGAATGGGTAGGAGGGCATCAACAAAAGGAGATGTATTTAGCTTTGGAGTTCTTGTACTCGAGATTGTGACAGGTAAACGTCCCACAGACGTTCTATTTCAACAAGGCTCGAGCTTACACGAATGGGTGAAGAGTCAGTATTCACATAAACTCGAGGCTATGATTGATGAAGTATTACAAAGATGTAGAATAGTTCAACGCGATAGCAATATATGGCACGATATAGTGTTAGAGTTGATTGAACTTGGCTTAATGTGTACTCAGTACAATCCATCAACTAGGCCAACAATGTTGGATGTTGCACTTGAAATTGGAAGGTTAAAACAGTATGTTTCAACTTCTTCAAACAGTGTTACTGAAGATGTCATAACAAAAagttga
- the LOC101250315 gene encoding uncharacterized protein — protein sequence MGNASSLLTQYDIEEVQEHCNHTFSQQEILSLYQRFCQLDRNGCGFVSGEEFLSVPEFAVTPLSQRLLRMIDGLNFKEFVAFLSAFSAHASLQQKVEFIFRVYDSDGNGKVSFNDMLEVLQDLTGPFISEVQREQVLTRVLEEAGYSKDSSLVQSDFLKILGSSDLKMEVEIPVD from the exons ATGGGCAATGCTTCATCTTTGCTGACTCAATATGACATTGAAGAAGTTCAAGAACACTGCAATCACACAT TTTCACAGCAGGAGATTCTATCTTTGTACCAGAGGTTTTGTCAACTGGATAGAAATGGCTGTGGATTTGTCTCTGGAGAAGAGTTTCTTTCGGTGCCTGAATTTGCTGTCACTCCTCTCTCTCAG AGGCTATTACGGATGATAGACGGGTTAAATTTCAAAGAATTTGTGGCATTCCTATCAGCCTTCAGTGCTCATGCCAGCTTGCAACAAAAGGTTGAAT TTATATTTAGAGTTTATGATTCTGACGGGAATGGAAAGGTGTCATTCAATGATATGCTGGAGGTCTTGCAAGATTTGACTGGACCATTTATATCTGAGGTTCAAAGAGAG CAAGTTTTGACGCGTGTTCTTGAGGAAGCTGGATACAGCAAGGATTCTTCACTAGTCCAATCTGATTTCCTGAAG ATTCTTGGCAGTTCTGATCTGAAGATGGAAGTTGAAATTCCAGTAGattga
- the LOC101247932 gene encoding uncharacterized protein, protein MADSYMPQLDVASLKETLCAQQQLLQKLYGELDEEREASSSAASEALSMILRLQGEKAAVKMEAEQYKRLAEEKMCHAEESLAIFEDLFYGKEMEIAALEYQVQAYRYKLLSMGCVDPGVGEFKYPENLLQRNENLAGEMNLQALGRRNSAPPFPLKIPKRGAMEIDDSSSEIDSNSKTVEEYTGQEMNEQQLDTEKKTDISISTTGSINSYWQQIRKLDDRVKDITGVSYANFRSETRSPSPLSQRSIKISKSENEWYQPPNLHVSKSENDTPADSGCSPNVLDVFEVPRADKDTIDIGLPPKHDRKMVSHNDERLERPDSAQQEAVKSSVRDEADLLKKYFVSAQRENKLRRASEAAAITCHLAISRPTTSISETSESHQPNRTSEIVEVGREASRYEMARDEELKLLHDIKEQLNLMHSEIQSLKSDKLPPSDDEPSLLLLSEAMTHFWL, encoded by the exons ATGGCTGATAGTTATATGCCTCAACTTGATGTTGCTTCTTTGAAAGAAACTCTATGTGCTCAACAACAGCTTCTACAGAAGCTTTACGGTGAATTGGATGAGGAAAGAGAAGCCTCCTCCAGTGCAGCTAGTGAAGCGTTATCGATGATCTTACGTCTCCAAGGAGAAAAGGCTGCAGTAAAAATGGAAGCCGAGCAGTACAAGCGATTGGCTGAGGAGAAAATGTGTCATGCTGAGGAATCATTAGCCATTTTCGAGGATCTTTTCTATGGAAAGGAGATGGAGATAGCTGCATTGGAGTATCAGGTGCAAGCTTATCGGTATAAACTGTTGAGCATGGGCTGTGTAGATCCCGGGGTCGGTGAATTCAAATATCCTGAGAATTTGTTGCAAAGAAACGAGAATTTAGCAGGTGAAATGAATCTCCAAGCCCTTGGAAGGCGTAATTCCGCCCCTCCTTTTCCCCTGAAAATTCCAAAGAGGGGTGCTATGGAAATAGATGATTCAAGTTCGGAAATAGATTCAAATTCGAAAACTGTGGAGGAATATACAGGGCAAGAGATGAATGAGCAGCAGTTGGATACAGAGAAGAAGACAGATATTTCCATTTCCACGACTGGAAGTATCAATTCGTATTGGCAACAGATTCGGAAGTTGGATGATCGAGTGAAAGATATTACAGGAGTTAGCTATGCGAACTTCAGGAGTGAAACGAGGTCTCCTTCACCACTTTCTCAAAGAAGCATTAAGATAAGCAAATCGGAAAATGAATGGTACCAGCCGCCTAATCTTCACGTGAGCAAATCAGAAAATGACACACCTGCTGATTCTGGTTGTTCTCCGAATGTTCTTGATGTCTTCGAAGTGCCTCGAGCAGATAAGGATACCATTGATATCGGATTGCCTCCTAAACATGATCGCAAGATGGTTTCACATAACGATGAAAGGCTCGAGAGACCTGATTCTGCCCAACAAGAGGCTGTAAAATCATCGGTTAGAGATGAAGCTGATTTGCTAAAGAAGTACTTTGTATCTGCACAGCGAGAGAACAAGCTACGAAGAGCAAGTGAAGCTGCTGCTATTACCTGCCATTTGGCAATATCTCGCCCTACAACCAGCATTTCCGAGACTAGCGAGTCTCATCAGCCCAATCGAACATCTGAGATAGTTGAAGTTGGAAGAGAAGCGTCAAGATATGAAATGGCTCGAGATGAAGAGCTGAAGTTGTTGCACGACATTAAAGAGCAACTAAATTTAATGCACTCTGAAATCCAAAGTTTGAAAAGCGACAAACTCCCTCCAAGTGACGATGAACCATCCTTACTTCTTCTATCAGAG GCAATGACTCACTTTTGGCTCTGA